One genomic segment of Impatiens glandulifera chromosome 6, dImpGla2.1, whole genome shotgun sequence includes these proteins:
- the LOC124941419 gene encoding cyclase-like protein 2 isoform X1, with translation MRFLLVAVLVLVELLSVPHHNRAHKDSCPSGYGEDWDSCVKTDGELVPIRREVYGGGRIIDITHRYTHDTAGGDAVKGIGKYVWQTMRMSNGSDYNYSIMQLHVHSGTHVDAPGHMYNDYFEEGFDVDTLDLDVLNGPALLVDVPRDTNITAEVMKSLHIPKGVKRVLFRTLNTDRKLMYKKGFDTTYVGFMKEGAQWLVDNTDIKLVGIDYLSVAAYDNLISSHLVFLKSREIILVEGLKLDGVKAGLYTVHCLPLRLFGAEGSPIRCILMK, from the exons ATGAGGTTTCTACTAGTGGCGGTGCTTGTCTTGGTTGAGTTGCTGTCAGTTCCCCATCATAATAGAGCTCATAAGGATTCTTGCCCTTCTGGATATGGCGAAGATTGGGATTCATGTGTTAAGACCGATGGGGAACTTGTTCCGATTAGGAGAGAAGTTTATGGAGGAGGAAGGATTATAGACATAACACATAGATATACCCATGACACTGCCGGTGGAGATGCTGTCAAAGGGATTGGGAAGTATGTTTGGCAGACCATGAGAATGAGTAATGGTTCAGACTACAATTACTCTATTATGCAGTTGCATGTCCATTCGGGTACCCATGTAGATGCGCCTGGTCATATGTACAATGATTACTTTGAAGAGGGGTTTGATGTCGATACTCTTGATCTGGATGTTCTTAATG GCCCGGCCTTGTTAGTTGATGTTCCAAGGGACACAAACATAACCG CTGAAGTGATGAAGTCTCTCCATATTCCCAAGGGAGTTAAACGTGTTCTTTTCAGGACATTGAACACAGATAG GAAGCTTATGTACAAAAAGGGGTTTGACACTACCTATGTGGGGTTCATGAAGGAAGGAGCACAGTGGCTAGTGGATAATACTGATATTAAACTCGTAG GAATTGATTACTTATCAGTCGCTGCATATGATAACCTCATATCTTCTCATCTTGTGTTCCTAAAAAGTCGG gAAATAATTCTGGTGGAAGGACTGAAACTTGATGGGGTGAAAGCAGGATTATATACAGTCCATTGCTTGCCATTAAGATTGTTTGGAGCTGAGGGGTCTCCCATAAGATGTATCCTCATGAAGTAA